The Glaciimonas sp. PCH181 nucleotide sequence ACTGCGGAGATATCCGGAAAAACGGTCGCGTCATACTGCCTGAAAAACGTATAGCAGCGCGGCCAATGTGCCACCAAGAAGCGAACCGACAACCGGCACAAAAGCGTAACCCCAATCACTGTCGCGTTTGCCTGGAATCGGCAGCAGCGCGTGCATCAAGCGAGGCCCCAAATCACGGGCAGGATTAATCGCATACCCGGTAGTGCCTCCCAACGACACGCCGATACTCATTACCAGCAGCGCTACCGGCAGTGCATCCAGCGCGCCTAAACCATATTTTGGCGACGCGATACTTAACACGCCGCACACCAAAACAAATGTACCGATCACCTCGGACACCAAATTACCGAAAATGTTCCGTATCGCCGGTGCGGTGCAAAATACTGCCAGTTTGGTATCGCCGCATGGCGTTTGCTCAAAGTGCTTACGATAAACTAACCACACCAAAAATGCGCCCATCATGCCGCCGAGCATTTGGACTGCGACATAACCCGACACGTCAGACCATGCGAACTTACCGGCAACTGCTAACGCCACAGTCACCGCCGGATTAAGATGCGCTCCGCTTGCTGATGCCACCGTAAAAACGCCCACAAATACCGCCATTGCCCACCCAACTGTAATGACGATCAACCCGCCGTTATGGCCTTTGGTCTTATTTAGAATCACATTCGCGACAACGCCATTTCCCAACAGAACCACCAGAGTGGTTCCTACAAACTCACCTAACAACGGATGCATATTTCAAATCTTTCAGTAGTCGGCCAGACAACAGACGTGTCAAACCATCGCTATAAATAGCGAGCAATGGTAATCACAGGAATAAACGTGACTTAGGCCTTATCGTCAGCCCAGGCGGTGGCGGCGACAATAGCCCGCTGCCAGCCCTTGATATTGGCTTTGACCTCTGCGGCGGGCAGGTCTGGATGAAAGCGGCGATCTAGTTGCCATTGGCCGCGGACATCTTCGGTGCTGCTCCAATAACCGACAGCAAGACCGGCCAGATAGGCAGCGCCCAAGGCGGTGGTTTCCGTGACTTTTGGCCTGACCACATCAACGCCTAAAATGTCGGACTGAAATTGCATCAGTAAATTATTTGCCGTCGCGCCACCGTCGACCCGCAATTCAGAAATAATAATGCCAGAGTCAGCCTCCATCGCTTTCAGCACATCCATCGTCTGATAGGCAATACTGTCTAACGCTGCGCGGGCATAATGCGCTGAAGTAGTGCCGCGCGTGACGCCAAACACGGTGCCACGCGCATTCGGATTCCAGTGCGGCGCGCCTAAACCTGCAAACGCTGGGACCAAATAGACGCCATCGGTATTTTTGACGCTGCGCGCCAGGCTTTCAACTTCGCTCGACTCTTTAATAATGCCCAGACCATCTCGCAGCCATTGGACCACCGCGCCACCGATAAAAATACTGCCCTCCAACGCGTACTGCACCTCATCCCCGATCTTCCAGGCGATGGTCGTCAGCAAATTATTTTTTGAGACGATAGGCGTCGTGCCGGTGTTCATCACCATAAAGCAACCGGTGCCATAGGTATTCTTGACCATCCCCGGCTCGGTACACATTTGCCCAAACAATGCTGCCTGCTGATCGCCTGCAATACCGGCTATCGGAATCCCATTTTCTTCGGTGTAGCCATACACTTCACTGGATGACTTGACCGCTGGCAACATGCTGCGTGGCACCCCCATAATCGCAAGTAATTCGTCATCCCAATCCAGCGTATGAATATTGAATAACATCGTGCGCGAGGCATTGGACACATCGGTGATATGCAATCGGCTGGCCGTTAAATTCCAGACCAGCCAGGTGTCAACGGTACCGAAAGCTAGGCGACCTTGATCAGCCATTTCTTGTGCGCCTTCGACGTTGTCTAAAATCCAGCGTATTTTTGTTCCGGAAAAATAAGAGTCCACAAGCAAGCCGGTTTTTTCACGGATGGTCTCTGCCAATCCGCGACTTTTCAGATCATCGCAAAATGACGCCGTGCGACGGTCTTGCCAGACAATCGCGTTGTAAATAGCTTTACCGGTTTCGCGATCCCAGACTATCGTCGTTTCACGCTGATTAGTAATCCCGATGGCGGCAATCGACGAACCGTTAAGACCGATATTGGTAGTAGCTTCGGCGGCCACCCCAACCTGGGTCGACCAGATTTCTTGTGGATCATGCTCAACCCATCCCGGCTGCGGATAGATTTGATGGAATTCTTTTTGTGCGGACGACACGATATTGCCCTGCCGATCAAACAGAATCGCACGCGAACTAGTAGTGCCCTGATCAAGGGATAATATGTATTTGTCTTTCAACTTGCCGACTCCAAGGGTTTCGATACGCCTTCACGCATCATGATTGTTATCACAGAGAATTGTTAGCTGTGTCCGATAATTCGCGGATATTGCTTACTTTCAAGCTATTCCATCGATGCAACCAAGAGCTTAATCGCGCCACCGCCATTCTATCGAGGCATAATCCCAACTTTGAACGACGCCAGATAATGTCCTCTGCGGTCAGCGCCCATTCATGGCGCACCAAATAGCGTACTTCGGCCTCATACAGATCGGCACCAAACAACTCACCCAAATCAGAAGCACTGTGAAAACCGTCTAGAAACATCGCCGCACGAGTACCGTAGGCGTGGGCATAGCGCTTTGCTGTTGCGGCTGGCAGCCAGCCATAACGCTGCTGAAAGTGCTTTAAAAAGCTGGCGAAATCGGCATTTTCCATATCGCCGCCCGGCAGCGGCGCATGCGCTGTCCAATCTTCGGCCTTCATCTCAGGAAACAACGGTTGCAGCTTTTCCATCGCTTCTTCTGCCAGTCGCCGGTAGGTCGTAATTTTTCCACCAAATACGGACAGTACCGGTGCCAGATTTTTCTCCACCGTTAATTCCAAACGATAGTCACGCGTTACTGCCGATGGATTAGCAACTTCTTCCTCCAGCAATGGACGTACCCCTGACCAAGACCAGACCACTTGCGACGGTGTCACAGGAATATCGAAATAACGATTTACCGATTCGCATAAATAGGCCGTTTCCTCTTCCGAAATATCTACCTTGGCAGGATCGCCGCTGTATTCCACGTCTGTCGTGCCAATGACGGTGAAATCATTTTCATACGGAATCGCGAAAACGATGCGTTTATCCGGATTTTGAAAAATGTAGGCGTGATCATGATCGAACAGGCGTTTCGTGACAATGTGGCTGCCCTTCACCAGACGAATATGATGCTGCGCTGAAGTGTTTAGTGCGCCGCTGAGCAGGCTACCAACCCATGGGCCTCCCGCATTGACGACGCAACGCGCATTGACTTGCATGGTCTCGCCAGTGATCGTTGAGCGTAAAGTCGCATCCCATTGTTGCGCCCCCTGCTTCGCTGAAATCAATTGCATTTTTGTCAAAATAGTCGCGCCCCGTTCTTTCGCATCCATCGCGTTCAGCACGACCAGACGCGCATCCTGCACGGCGGCATCGGAATAGACAAAACCTTTCTTCAACGATTTCTTCAATGGGGTGCCAGCGACATGCGTCCGAAAATCGATACCGCGAGAACCCGGCAATATTTCGCGCTTGCTAAGATGGTCGTACAAAAACAAACCCGCACGGATCATCCAGGCCGGTCGTACACCAGCAACATGCGGCATCACAAAGCGCAATGGCGAAATAATATGCGGAGCCAGACGCAGTAATACTTCACGCTCTTTCAACGCCTTGCGCACCAGACTGAATTCGTAATGCTCCAGATAGCGCAGACCGCCGTGGATCAGCTTTGTGCTGGCGGATGAAGTATGCGCAGCCAGATCGTCCTGTTCGCAAAGCAACACGCTTAAACCTCGCCCGGCAGCATCGCGTGCAATACCGGCGCCGTTGATACCGCCGCCTACTACTAATAAATCAAACATTTCACCTGCTGACACAATGTTCCTCTCATGTTGATAACGCTTGTATCGATATCATTGCAAATAACACTAAAAATGATTGCAACGATCATTAAATATTAATATTCGAAATTATATTGTTCGAATTCGAACATTCAAACTTATTTATACCAATTAAAAGTAATTGTGCGATAGCAATATTTTGTAATACAGAATAATCCGGCATTAAAGATAGATAAATCTTCTCTTAATAATAGATATAAATATGCGTCGGTGCGACAGCTTCATTTAAGTTACTGCACTGCGCGTAATTAACGTGTAGCGTCAGTATTTAAATGCGATAAATGATTGAAAAATGGAAAGAAAAATATGCGCTGTAAAGAAAAGCGCTGAAAACGGATTAGCTTAGGCGGGGAGGAATGGGGTAATGGAGTAATGGAGCGATCGAACGACGCTCGACTTCTTATAAAGGCCCAGGAAGCCGCTAATAACAGGTGGCTTCCTGGGCTGAAATGCTGACGTTATTACAAGGATGGTTGTTGCAGCGCAGAGTCCAGCAACTCAATCCAATGTTTTACAGGTGTGGCAGTGCCCGACTGTAAATGGGTCAGGCATCCAATATTCGCAGAGACGATCATATCCGGCTTGGTCGCCTGCAAGTTGCGCAATTTATTGTCACGCAACTGATGCGAGAGTTCCGGTTGCAGCACTGAATACGTCCCCGCCGAACCGCAACACAAATGGCTATCCGCGCATAATTGCACGTCCACCCCGGCGTTACGCAATACGCCCTCAACTTTGCCGCGTATCTGCTGTCCATGCTGCAAAGTACAAGGCGGATGATAGACGACGCGCTGGTTAATTTTGCCTTTGAGTTTAGCCAGTAAAGTGGCTTCCAGCGCCGGCAAAATTTCACTCAAATCACGGGTTAGCGCAGAGATTTTATGCGCTTTTTCTGCATAGGCAGCATCGCCCGCCAGCAAATGCCCGTATTCTTTGACCGTGACACCGCAACCGGACGCAGTCATAACGATTGCGTCGATTTTCTGTCCGTTGCTGCCATCAACATAAGGCCACCATGCATCGATATTGCGACGCATATCATCCAGACCGCCCTCTTGATCATTCAGATGATAACGAATCGCACCACAACAGCCAGCCTTAGGCGCAATCAGTAGCTGAACGTCCAGCGCGTCCAACACGCGTGCGGTGGCGCTATTAATATTCGGGGCCATTGCAGGTTGTACGCACCCATCCAGCAACAGCATTTTGCGTGCATGCTGGCGTTGCGGCCATTGTCCGGCCACCTGTTTTGGCGGCAATTTATCTTTCAGTTTTTGCGGCAACCAGGAGCGCAGCGCTTGTCCGGTTTTAAACGCCGGTCTAAACAGCCATTGACGCGGCAAGAGCTGTTTCAATGCATTGCGCGTGATGCGCTGCTCCAATGATCGTGGGACCTGATCGTCGACCACTTTGCGGCCGATATCCAGCAAGCGGCCATACTCCACGCCAGAAGGACAGGTTGACTCACAATTGCGGCAAGTCAGGCAGCGATCCAGATGTAGCTGCGTTTTCGTGGTGGCGGGCTGGCCTTCCAACACTTGTTTGATCAGATAAATCCGCCCGCGCGGGCCATCCAGCTCATCGCCTAGCAATTGATAAGTGGGGCAGGTGGCAGTACAAAATCCGCAATGCACGCAAGCGCGTAAGATCGCCTCGGCTTCCTGGCCTTCGCGGGTATCTTTAATAAATGGGGCTAAATTAGTTTGCATAGAATCCTGTGAAGCAGTGTTGGGCCTTCAAACGGTGCGTGCATCGCGCTTACAATCCGGGGTACATCCGTCCCGGATTAAAAACACCCGCGGGATCAAATGTCGCTTTCAAATTGTGATGAATCCGCGCAACTGCTGGTGCTAAAGGATGAAATACGCCAACACTTTTATCCCCGGATCGATACAAAGTTGCGTGGCCGCCGACCGCGCTGACTGCTGCACGGATTTTGAGCGGATCAGCCGCAGCATCCGCATCGGGGATGAGCCAGCGTTGCGCCCCGCCCCACTCAACCAACGTCGTGCCTGACAATCCCAACGACGACGTTATTGCGGTCACCGAAGGGACAGACAATCGCCAAATTTCCGATCCCGAGGCAAAAAATGCATGCGTCTGTTCACGCACGCTGCGCCAAAAAGCATCCGCGTCTGGCACGGCATCGCCGCCCAATTTTTTCTCCGCTGCACTGACCGCTGCTTGCGCGCCGGATAATCGTACTGTTAGCACGCCATCGCACCAGCAACTGGCTGAAATCGGCAGCGGTTGACCGCCCCACTCATTCAACCAACGTAGCGCTTCAGTTTCAGCTACCGCAAAACGGCGGCTGCTGACCGCGATCGGGAGCGGCAACACTTTTACCGATACTTCAAGCAACAAACCAAGCGTACCGAGCGACCCGGTTAGTAAGCGCGAAACGTCATAACCGGCGACGTTCTTCATCACTTGTCCGCCAAAGCGCAAAACATCGCCTTTGCCGTCCATCATGACGACGCCTAATACGAAGTCCCGCAGTCCTCCGACTGCCTGCCGTGAAGGACCGGATAAGCCGCTGGCGACCATGCCGCCCACTGTCGCGCTGGCGCCAAAATGGGGCGGTTCAAAAGCGAAGCATTGATTGCGCTCTGCCAGCGCTGCTTCGATCTCTGCCAATGGCGTGCCGCACCGTGCGGTGATCACCAGTTCTGTCGGTTCATAGTCAATGATGCCGCTATGCGCACGCGTATCGAGTAGCGCGCCTTGCGGTGCCTGACCGTACCAATCTTTGGTGCCGCCGCCGCGAATCTGTAACGCGCTGCCACTGCTGCTTGCCGAAAGAATTTGATCCTTGAATTGTTGCTCGTCCATCATCTGGTTTTGTCTCTTTATTGTTCAGAGCGCACTGCGCTGATATTTAGAATCTTGGCAAATCCGGAAATTTTAACTGCCCACGCTGGACATGCATTTTTCCGTATTCCGCGCAGCGCTGCAAGGTCGGAATTGCCTTATCAGGATTCAATAAAAATGCCGTATCGAAGGCCCGTTTCACCCCAAAAAACGCCTCACGTTCGAGCACTGAAAACTGCACGCACATTGAGTTGATTTTTTCGATTCCGACGCCGTGCTCACCCGTAATGGTGCCGCCGACTTCGACGCATAATTCCAGAATCTCAGCGCCAAAAGCTTCGGCCCGATGGAATTCGCCCGGCACGTTGGCATCGAATAAAATCAGGGGATGCAGATTGCCATCACCGGCATGAAATACGTTCGCGCAACGCAAACCATGCTTGCCTTCCATCTCTTCGATGCGCAGTAAAACCTGGGCTAAATTTTTACGCGGAATGGTGCCGTCCATACAATAATAATCAGGCGAAATACGCCCCGCCGCCGGGAATGCGTTCTTGCGGCCAGACCAAAACCGCAGCCGCTCGGCTTCCGATTGCGATACTTCAATCCGCGTCGCGCCACTGGCTTCGAATACCGCCTTCATGCGGCCGATTTCTTCTTCGACTTCTTCGTTTGTGCCATCCGACTCGCACAATAAGATCGCCGCAGCATCAGTGTCATAACCGGCTTTGACGAACGGTTCAACCATGCGTGAGCTGGTTTTATCCATCATTTCCAAACCCGCCGGGATAATCCCTGCTGCGATAACATTGGCCACCGCGTTGCCGCTTTTTACGACGTCATCAAACGACGCCATAATGACGCGTGCCAGTTGCGGCTTTGGAATGAGCTTGACGGTGACTTCTGTAACAATCCCCAGCATGCCTTCTGAACCCACGAAGACGGCCAGCAAATCCAGCCCCGGTGCATCTAATGCGCCACCAACGCCGCCACCAAGCTCAACAATATCGCCATC carries:
- the glpK gene encoding glycerol kinase GlpK, which encodes MKDKYILSLDQGTTSSRAILFDRQGNIVSSAQKEFHQIYPQPGWVEHDPQEIWSTQVGVAAEATTNIGLNGSSIAAIGITNQRETTIVWDRETGKAIYNAIVWQDRRTASFCDDLKSRGLAETIREKTGLLVDSYFSGTKIRWILDNVEGAQEMADQGRLAFGTVDTWLVWNLTASRLHITDVSNASRTMLFNIHTLDWDDELLAIMGVPRSMLPAVKSSSEVYGYTEENGIPIAGIAGDQQAALFGQMCTEPGMVKNTYGTGCFMVMNTGTTPIVSKNNLLTTIAWKIGDEVQYALEGSIFIGGAVVQWLRDGLGIIKESSEVESLARSVKNTDGVYLVPAFAGLGAPHWNPNARGTVFGVTRGTTSAHYARAALDSIAYQTMDVLKAMEADSGIIISELRVDGGATANNLLMQFQSDILGVDVVRPKVTETTALGAAYLAGLAVGYWSSTEDVRGQWQLDRRFHPDLPAAEVKANIKGWQRAIVAATAWADDKA
- the glpD gene encoding glycerol-3-phosphate dehydrogenase, which gives rise to MSAGEMFDLLVVGGGINGAGIARDAAGRGLSVLLCEQDDLAAHTSSASTKLIHGGLRYLEHYEFSLVRKALKEREVLLRLAPHIISPLRFVMPHVAGVRPAWMIRAGLFLYDHLSKREILPGSRGIDFRTHVAGTPLKKSLKKGFVYSDAAVQDARLVVLNAMDAKERGATILTKMQLISAKQGAQQWDATLRSTITGETMQVNARCVVNAGGPWVGSLLSGALNTSAQHHIRLVKGSHIVTKRLFDHDHAYIFQNPDKRIVFAIPYENDFTVIGTTDVEYSGDPAKVDISEEETAYLCESVNRYFDIPVTPSQVVWSWSGVRPLLEEEVANPSAVTRDYRLELTVEKNLAPVLSVFGGKITTYRRLAEEAMEKLQPLFPEMKAEDWTAHAPLPGGDMENADFASFLKHFQQRYGWLPAATAKRYAHAYGTRAAMFLDGFHSASDLGELFGADLYEAEVRYLVRHEWALTAEDIIWRRSKLGLCLDRMAVARLSSWLHRWNSLKVSNIRELSDTANNSL
- a CDS encoding FAD-linked oxidase C-terminal domain-containing protein, whose product is MNAPEKSLEAPAFTAERQRQVAAALRAVLPPHAVLFNEEDTRPYECDGLAAYRQLPMVVALPENEDQVVAVLNICRGLNVPIVPRGAGTGLSGGAMPIADGVVVSTAKLNRIVKMDLYSRTAVVQPGVRNLAISDAAAIHGLYYAPDPSSQIACTIGGNVAENSGGVHCLKYGLTVHNVMRVRMVTIDGDIVELGGGVGGALDAPGLDLLAVFVGSEGMLGIVTEVTVKLIPKPQLARVIMASFDDVVKSGNAVANVIAAGIIPAGLEMMDKTSSRMVEPFVKAGYDTDAAAILLCESDGTNEEVEEEIGRMKAVFEASGATRIEVSQSEAERLRFWSGRKNAFPAAGRISPDYYCMDGTIPRKNLAQVLLRIEEMEGKHGLRCANVFHAGDGNLHPLILFDANVPGEFHRAEAFGAEILELCVEVGGTITGEHGVGIEKINSMCVQFSVLEREAFFGVKRAFDTAFLLNPDKAIPTLQRCAEYGKMHVQRGQLKFPDLPRF
- a CDS encoding MIP/aquaporin family protein; this encodes MHPLLGEFVGTTLVVLLGNGVVANVILNKTKGHNGGLIVITVGWAMAVFVGVFTVASASGAHLNPAVTVALAVAGKFAWSDVSGYVAVQMLGGMMGAFLVWLVYRKHFEQTPCGDTKLAVFCTAPAIRNIFGNLVSEVIGTFVLVCGVLSIASPKYGLGALDALPVALLVMSIGVSLGGTTGYAINPARDLGPRLMHALLPIPGKRDSDWGYAFVPVVGSLLGGTLAALLYVFQAV
- the glcE gene encoding glycolate oxidase subunit GlcE: MMDEQQFKDQILSASSSGSALQIRGGGTKDWYGQAPQGALLDTRAHSGIIDYEPTELVITARCGTPLAEIEAALAERNQCFAFEPPHFGASATVGGMVASGLSGPSRQAVGGLRDFVLGVVMMDGKGDVLRFGGQVMKNVAGYDVSRLLTGSLGTLGLLLEVSVKVLPLPIAVSSRRFAVAETEALRWLNEWGGQPLPISASCWCDGVLTVRLSGAQAAVSAAEKKLGGDAVPDADAFWRSVREQTHAFFASGSEIWRLSVPSVTAITSSLGLSGTTLVEWGGAQRWLIPDADAAADPLKIRAAVSAVGGHATLYRSGDKSVGVFHPLAPAVARIHHNLKATFDPAGVFNPGRMYPGL
- the glcF gene encoding glycolate oxidase subunit GlcF; this translates as MQTNLAPFIKDTREGQEAEAILRACVHCGFCTATCPTYQLLGDELDGPRGRIYLIKQVLEGQPATTKTQLHLDRCLTCRNCESTCPSGVEYGRLLDIGRKVVDDQVPRSLEQRITRNALKQLLPRQWLFRPAFKTGQALRSWLPQKLKDKLPPKQVAGQWPQRQHARKMLLLDGCVQPAMAPNINSATARVLDALDVQLLIAPKAGCCGAIRYHLNDQEGGLDDMRRNIDAWWPYVDGSNGQKIDAIVMTASGCGVTVKEYGHLLAGDAAYAEKAHKISALTRDLSEILPALEATLLAKLKGKINQRVVYHPPCTLQHGQQIRGKVEGVLRNAGVDVQLCADSHLCCGSAGTYSVLQPELSHQLRDNKLRNLQATKPDMIVSANIGCLTHLQSGTATPVKHWIELLDSALQQPSL